Part of the Carnobacterium pleistocenium FTR1 genome is shown below.
CTGGAAACGGAAATGGCATACGCTACCGTTATGGATTATTTCAGCAAAAATTTGTAGACGGATACCAAGTTGAATTGCCGGATAACTGGTTGCGTAACGGCAATATTTGGGAAGTTAGAAAAGAAAATAAAGCCGTTATGGTCCGCTTTGGCGGTGAAGTTTACTTAAAAGAAGACGGAGGAAATAAGCTGCGTCCTATTTATTCGAATACTCAAAATATACTTGCTGTACCTTATGATACAGGAATGATTGGTTACGAGAATGACGTTGTCAATACTTTGCGCTTATGGTCAGCAGAAATTCCTCCTGAAGAAGAAATAAACTTCAAAACAAGTGCTGAACGAGCAGTCGTTAACCAAATTACGGAAGTACTTTATCCAGATGATTCTAATTATGAAGGACAGCTTCTTCGATTGCGACAAGAGTATTTCTTTACATCTGCAGGGATTCAAAGTATTATCCGCTTTTTCAAAAGGCAACAACTGCCGTGGAGTGAGTTTCCAAATAAAATTGCAATTCATGTAAATGATACACACCCGGCTTTATGTGTTCCTGAATTGATGCGTATTTTACTAGATGAAGAAGGAATGAGTTGGGAAAAAGCTTGGGACATAACGAAGAAATCGATTAGTTATACTAATCACACCATTATGCAAGAAGCGATGGAAAAATGGCCGGTTCATATGGTGCAAGAATTAATTCCACGTATTTATCAAATTATTGAAGCCATCAATCAAAGGCATATAGATAAAAAAATTCCTTTGTATGGAGAAGAATTAACCTATAGAACAACTATTATTTCAGACGGTAATATTAAAATGGCTAACTTAGCTATTATCGGGAGCCACAGTGTAAATGGCGTTGCTCAGTTGCATACAGATATCTTAAAAGAGGAAATCCTGCGTGATTTTTATGAAATGTATCCATCTAAATTCAATAATAAAACAAATGGAATTACCCAACGACGCTGGTTGCATTTAGCTAATGAAAAGCTGACACAGTTGATCGACGATAAAATCGGAAAAGAATGGAAAACAAATCCAGCAGAACTTAGACAGTTTAAAGCTTACTCAAAAGACAAAAAAACATTAAAACAATTATCCGACATCAAGTTGGAAAATAAAAAAAGATTCGCAGCATATGTGAAAGAAAAACATTCTATTGAACTTGATCCGACAGCTTTGTTTGATGTACAAATCAAAAGATTGCATGCTTATAAGCGTCAATTGCTAAATGCCTTGCATATCTTGGACCGGTATTTGAAAATTAAAAATGATCCTAAACTCGATTTGCAACCAAGAGTCTTTATTTTTGGCGCAAAAGCAGCACCTAGTTATATTTATGCAAAACAAATCATAAAATTTATCAATGCACTGGCTAAATTAGTAAATAATGATCCAGATGTAGGAGATAAAATGAAAGTTGTTTTTATCGAAAATTACGGTGTTTCATTGGCAGAGTTGATCATCCCAGCTGCAGATATCAGTGAACAGATATCATTAGCAGGTAAAGAAGCTTCTGGAACAAGCAATATGAAATTGATGCTGAATGGTGCTTTAACTATGGCAACTTTAGACGGTGCCAATATTGAAATTAAGGATCTAGTGGGAGAAGACAATATTTTCTTATTTGGGTTGACGAATGATGAAGTAAACCGCATGAATAGAGAAGGTCATTATTCTTCTAAAGCAGTTTTAGAAAATAATCCGCGTTTGAATAAGGTGTTGGAGTGTTTGGTAGATGGGACTGTCCCAGATATTGTCGAAGAAGGCAGAGTGATCTATGATTCATTAGTCCAGTACAACGATGAATACTATGTCTTACAAGATTTTGAAAGTTTTGTTGCAGCACAAGAAAGAGCAGATACGTTGTATCAAAATCAAGAATTATGGAACCAAAAGGCATTAATCAACATTGCAAGTTCAGGTCCATTTTCAGCCGACTTTACAATCATGCGCTATGCCGATGAAATATGGAATGTTAAAGAAAGAACAATTAATAAAAAAGTTTTTTTAAAAGGAAACCAACCATTATAAAGTTAAAAGAGAAGTTGTAACTATAATAGAATTGAGGAAACAAAATGACTGAAGCAATTTATTATAATTCTTGGCTAACAAAATACAAAAAACCGTTTGGAGCAGTACCGGTTAATGAAGAAGTAACCTTTACCCTTACTTGCGAATGTCCGGTTGTTGAACCAGTTTGCTTGTTCGTACAAAAAGATTTTGGAGATACATTTGAAGTCAAGATGCGCTCAGATGGAAATCATCAATACCAAGTAACGATTCAATTAACAGAAGGGCAAGGATTGTATTATTATTATTTTAAGCTAGCACTTAAAAAAGAAGATCAAACTAAAATCGTTTATTATGGAAATAATAAACGATTTAAAGGTGGAGAAGGGCAAGTTTACGAAAATGAACATCAGGTAAAGTCTTATCAATTAACCAGTTATTTGTATGAAGACCCTTCACCTAAATGGTATCGTGAAGGAATAGCTTATCATATTTTTGTTGATCGTTTTAATAACGGGAATGCAGATGGAACGGTATCGAATCCTAAAAAGAATTCGTTTCTTTATGGCAGTCAAGAAGATTTGCCGATGTATATCAAGAATAAAGATGGGGAAATCGTTCGTTGGGAATTCTATGGAGGAAACTTAAAAGGAATCATTCAAAAGTTGCCTTATCTAAATACACTGGGCATAACCATTCTATACCTGAGTCCCATATTTGAAGCGCGCAGCAATCACAAGTACGATACAGGTGATTTTATGAAAATCGATCTCATGTTTGGGGATGAAGAGATATTTAAAGAACTGATTCAAAAATCAAAGGAACTTGGTATGCACATTCTTTTGGATGGCGTATTTAACCATTCTGGTGCAGATAGCCGTTATTTTAATTTATTTGAAACGTATGAGGGAAAAGGTGCCTATCAATCTAGGGATAGTGTCTATGCTAATTGGTACACATTTAAGAAGTTTCCAGATCATTTTGAGTCATGGTGGGGCGTCAAAGATTTGCCAAAGCTAGATACTCAACACCCGGAGGTCCAATCGTTTATTTATGAAGGTAAAAATAGTGTTATACGAAAGTGGTCAACGTTAGGAATAGGTGGATGGCGTCTAGATGTAGCAGATGAGTTATCGGATAAGGTATTAAAAGGCATCCGATCAGTATTAGATGAAACTGCGCCAAATTCTGTATTAATTGGAGAAGTATGGGAAGATGTCTCGAATAAAATTGCGTACAATAAGCGTCGACATTATAGTGAAGGCGGCATGTTGCATGGAGCGATGAATTACCCTTTTCGTGAAATTATTTTAGGTCTGCTCAAAAACAAAACCACTCCAAAAGAAGCGGCTGAACAATGGATGAATTTAAAAGAAAATTATCCGACAGAAGTATTCAAAAGTAATTTCAATAATATAGGAACACACGATACCAAACGGATTTTAACGGAATTGGATCGTAATACATCAAAATTAAAACAAGCGATGGCCTTATTATTTGTCCTACCTGGAGTCCCGAGTCTTTATTATGGCGATGAAGTGGGTGTAGAAGGAAATGAAGATCCTGATAATCGTAGGATGTATCCATGGGGAAGAGAAAATAAGGAAATTCAACTATTTGTAAAAAAGATAAGTGCTATCCGAAATAAAGAAGCTAGCTTAAAAGAGGGTGATTTTTACCCTTTTTCACAAGGTGAACTAATGGGGATTATTAGATTGATAAGTAAGGAAGACTTTGTAGTAATTCTTTTCAATACTGCTAATAAGAAAACTCGGTTAGAAACTTCAGCTATTCCAGAACAGTATGATTTTGATGTTTTCTCTTTTTTAAATGAAAATCAACTAAATCATATTCAAATAGAAGGGGATGGCATTGTTATTTTAAAAAAAGAGCCGAATCAAGAAATAACAATCAGTACTATTTAGAAAAATTAGTTCTACATCAAATGATGTGATGTTTCAAATAGAGTAACTTGGACTTTAAGTGATTACAATGAGTTCTTTCAAG
Proteins encoded:
- a CDS encoding glycogen/starch/alpha-glucan phosphorylase, which gives rise to MTLTTKLFKQEFEKTFEGLHASNIKESSSAQQYTALANFIKVYSSDNWNQTNQLYKDEQFKQVYYFSMEFLPGRMLKSNLLNLGILDIVRAGIAEMGLDFEAIVKSEVDPALGNGGLGRLASCFMDSIASLGIPGNGNGIRYRYGLFQQKFVDGYQVELPDNWLRNGNIWEVRKENKAVMVRFGGEVYLKEDGGNKLRPIYSNTQNILAVPYDTGMIGYENDVVNTLRLWSAEIPPEEEINFKTSAERAVVNQITEVLYPDDSNYEGQLLRLRQEYFFTSAGIQSIIRFFKRQQLPWSEFPNKIAIHVNDTHPALCVPELMRILLDEEGMSWEKAWDITKKSISYTNHTIMQEAMEKWPVHMVQELIPRIYQIIEAINQRHIDKKIPLYGEELTYRTTIISDGNIKMANLAIIGSHSVNGVAQLHTDILKEEILRDFYEMYPSKFNNKTNGITQRRWLHLANEKLTQLIDDKIGKEWKTNPAELRQFKAYSKDKKTLKQLSDIKLENKKRFAAYVKEKHSIELDPTALFDVQIKRLHAYKRQLLNALHILDRYLKIKNDPKLDLQPRVFIFGAKAAPSYIYAKQIIKFINALAKLVNNDPDVGDKMKVVFIENYGVSLAELIIPAADISEQISLAGKEASGTSNMKLMLNGALTMATLDGANIEIKDLVGEDNIFLFGLTNDEVNRMNREGHYSSKAVLENNPRLNKVLECLVDGTVPDIVEEGRVIYDSLVQYNDEYYVLQDFESFVAAQERADTLYQNQELWNQKALINIASSGPFSADFTIMRYADEIWNVKERTINKKVFLKGNQPL
- a CDS encoding glycoside hydrolase family 13 protein — encoded protein: MTEAIYYNSWLTKYKKPFGAVPVNEEVTFTLTCECPVVEPVCLFVQKDFGDTFEVKMRSDGNHQYQVTIQLTEGQGLYYYYFKLALKKEDQTKIVYYGNNKRFKGGEGQVYENEHQVKSYQLTSYLYEDPSPKWYREGIAYHIFVDRFNNGNADGTVSNPKKNSFLYGSQEDLPMYIKNKDGEIVRWEFYGGNLKGIIQKLPYLNTLGITILYLSPIFEARSNHKYDTGDFMKIDLMFGDEEIFKELIQKSKELGMHILLDGVFNHSGADSRYFNLFETYEGKGAYQSRDSVYANWYTFKKFPDHFESWWGVKDLPKLDTQHPEVQSFIYEGKNSVIRKWSTLGIGGWRLDVADELSDKVLKGIRSVLDETAPNSVLIGEVWEDVSNKIAYNKRRHYSEGGMLHGAMNYPFREIILGLLKNKTTPKEAAEQWMNLKENYPTEVFKSNFNNIGTHDTKRILTELDRNTSKLKQAMALLFVLPGVPSLYYGDEVGVEGNEDPDNRRMYPWGRENKEIQLFVKKISAIRNKEASLKEGDFYPFSQGELMGIIRLISKEDFVVILFNTANKKTRLETSAIPEQYDFDVFSFLNENQLNHIQIEGDGIVILKKEPNQEITISTI